The genomic stretch ATCTGCCACGCTGCAGTTGCTCTGGACGCCGCCGGGCGGCAGTATGGGGCTGATTCCCACGGCGAACCTGTGGGCCGGGCGCGATTGCAACGCCAGTGGTACGCTCGATGCCTGCGATCTGCTCGCGGGTACGAGTCTCGACGCCAATGGTGACGGGATTCCGGATGAGTGCCAGCCGGTCATCCCGCAGTACTGCTTGGGCGACATGAACTGCGACGGCATCGTCTCGTTTGCCGACATCAGTCTCTTCATTGCGGCGATCAAGGTGGCGGGCCCGGCGGATTGGGAATACGACCCCGAGAACGGGGTCTGCGCGTACCTCAACGGTGATTTCTCCGGCAATGGCCAGGTGGACTTCGGCGACATCTCCGGGTTCATCGGGGCCATCAAAGCGGGTTCACCGGAACCCTGCACAACGGTGCCATAGTCCCACGCATCCGTACCGCGGGCTGCGCCCTTTGTCCCGGGCAGGCGCCAACTACCCGGCTTCGATCCCGAAAGTGGCGGTGACAACGGCCCGCACGTCCTTCTCGATTGTGCTGGTGTCATACAGCCCGTAGCTGCTCACTTCGGTGGAGAGCGGCTCCGTGATCTGGATGACTCCCATCTGCGCATTCCGCAATACCCCCAGACGGCAGCCGGTGCTCGTTGCGATGTTCTCCGCACGGGCCCGGGCATCGGCGGAGGCCGCGGCCATCAGGTCTACCCGGAGCTGGGCGAGGTCGGTGTAGTAATACTGGGGCGGGCGGGAGTACACCTGCACACCTTCGCGAATCAACTCGGTGACGCGCCCGGCGGACTGGTGCACTCGCTGGACGTCCGGAGTGGTGACTACGAAGCGCCGCTCGAGTGTGTACTCTGAGATTTCGCGGGTTGCGTTGCCCTCCTGGTCGCGGGCGTAGTGGGTGGTCGTATCGATGGCGGCTTCACCTATCTGCGGATCGGTGAAGCCGGCGTCGCGAAGGAACGCCCGGACGCGGTCACTGCCGGCGGCGAGCGATTCGTACGCTTCCGGCAGCGTCTTGCCGCGCCCGCCTACGGCGATCGTCCAGACGGCGTTGTCCGAAGTAATCTGCTGCCGCGTCGAGCCCTTGACGGTGATGGTCTGCTGATCGCGCGTGGCCTCGCGGCCGCGATCGCGATAGGCCCGCGAGGCGATGGCCGTACTGGTGATCAAACTGACGATGAGGCCGAGGGTGACGACAAGGGCGGCACTGGCGAGGTGCAGACGGACGTGATACTCCATGACGCTCCTCCGTGAGGCGTGGGAACGGCGCGCGACGCGTCGTCCGTGACGCGTTTTCGCACACCACGGCTGAATCTACGCCCACCGTCAACGGGCCACGACAACTCGCGACAGGGCTGTGCTGCTGGGGTGGATTCGTGGTCCAGCCCATGGCCCGTGCGAACGGCGGGTGGATTGTGCCGCGCGGGCGGCATCGGAGTGGGGCGGTGGCCCCTGACCCGCGCAGGGGGTTCGGATCTGGAGCGGTAGCCGACTATCATACCCACGCAGCCATGGTCCGTGGCGACACTGTCCGAGCCGGCTGGCCACTGCCACCCCAGGAGTCCACCATGCCTTTGAAGAGCGCCGCCTATGCAGCGTTGAGCGCCACGAGCCCGCTTGCCCCTTTTGTCATCGACCGCCGCGACCTTGGTCCTCACGATGTCCACATCGACATTCTCTTCTGCGGCGTTTGTCATTCCGACCTGCACACCGCCCGCGGCGAGTGGCCCGGCATCACCTTCCCGGTCGTCCCCGGCCACGAGATCGTTGGTCGCGTTAGCGCACTGGGCTCCGAGGTCACCCGCTTTCGGCTTGGCCAGCACGCGGCTGTCGGTTGCCTTGTTGATTCCTGCCGCACCTGTGGAAATTGTGCCGTCGGGCTGGAGCAGTATTGTCAGCAGGGGGCTACGTTCACCTATGCGAGCCCGGATGCGCACCTGCCGGGCCAGTCGACGTATGGCGGCTACGCACGGAGCATCGTGGTGGACGAGCGCTTCGTGCTGCGCGTGCCGGAGCAGCCGAATCTCGCGGCGGTGGCCCCCTTGCTGTGTGCCGGCATTACAACGTATTCGCCGTTGCGGCACTGGCAGGCCGGCCCGGAAAGGAAGGTTGGCATCGTGGGGCTTGGCGGGTTGGGGCACATGGGGGTGAAGCTGTCGCACGCGTTCGGGGCCCACACGGTCCTGTTTACGACGTCGGAGTCGAAGGCGGAGGATGCGCGCCGGCTGGGAGCGGACGAGGTTGTGCTGTCGCGTGATGCGGCGGCGATGCAGCGGCAGGCCGGCAGCTTCGATTTCATTCTGGATACGGTGGCGGTGCCGCACGATCTCGATGCGTATACACACCTGCTGCGGCGCGACGGCACGCTGTGCCTGGTGGGTGCGCCCGCCGCGCCGCACCCTTCGCCGGGCATCTGGAACCTGTTGCTGGGCCGGCGCAGCATCGCGGGTTCGGCCATCGGCGGCCTGCCGGAGACGCAGGAGATGCTGGATTTCTGTGCGGCGCGCGGCATCGTAAGTGACGTGGAACTCATTCCGATTCAGCTGATCAATGAGGCGTACGAGCGAATGTTGCGTGGCGACGTGCGCTACCGTTTTGTAATCGACATGTCCACGCTGGAGTGATGGCCGGTTGAATCACCGGCGATCGAGCGCGTGTTTCACGTTGCTCCCGAGCCGGTGTGCGGGGTTGATCCCCTGCGGAAACTCAAGCCGTTCTGTGCGGAGCTCCGAGCATTTCCTTCATCACCCCATCCAGATCGCGGAGTGCCTTGGCGCCGTCTCCGGCAAAGGAACTGCCGTGCATGGTCGCCAGCACGCGCGGCCCGAGCGCGGCAAGATTCTCCAGCAGCGGGCGCGTGTTCGGCGTGTAGGGCATGTAATCCATCAGTGGTCCCGCCTGAAACTCGACGAGTGATTGTCGCGCGCGCCCGAGGATGTCCGATTCCGTCAACGGCTCCACGTCGCCATTGTGAGTGAAGAGGTCGGAACAGAACAACACGCGGTTTGTCTCTTCGAAGAGCACGCCTGCGTCCCAGCCGTGCGGCAGATGGGGCGTGGGACGATAACGAAAACGGAATTGGCCGGTGCTGAACGTTTCGTCGGCGTGCAGCGCCCGGGGCGGACGATCGGCGTAGTCGGTGAGGTTGACGAGCGTGCCGACCACCCCCGCGACCGCCTGGGCCTGCGGAGCGATCTGCAGCCAATCGTTGAGGGAGCCACATTCGTCCACTTCGAAATGGCCAAAGCTGATCCAGCGGAGCTGCGCCGGGTCGAGGAGTCGCTGCACAGCCGCGCGCACCTCCGGGAACATGCGACGCATGCCGGTGTGATAGAGCAGCGGTTCGTCATCCAGCACAAGGAAGTGGTTGAATTGCAGGTTGATCTCGCGATACAGGATGCTGATGCGGTAAATCTTCGGAGCAATCTCGGTGATCGTGGCCATGGTGTTTCCTCTGCGGGCCCGGGGAGCCGTCAGCGCAGGCGACTTCCCCGGCGGGCGTTGGGACGGCACCGGGTTGAACAGGTGAGGAGCCGAACTCCGCGATCCTATCTCTCGGCGGCGGCTGCCGCAATCTTGCCGGCCAACGTAGCAGCGAATCGTTGCGGGCTGGTGAGGTAGCTAGCGGACCAGTGTGACAAAGCCATCGAGGTTCTTTCCCGCCGTTACTCCAGCGCGATTCCCTTGGTCCGCCAGGCCGCGCAGTTTCTGGCTCTCGGCGGCCAACTGCCGCGCGCCCCAGAAATGCCGGATGGCTATGGGCAGCAGGCGTTCGAGTGCGGACAGGTCCAGGCCCATCGAATCCCCTACAGGTCGACGCTGAGATGGTGGCGGCTTGTCAGTGTTCCGGTATGTTGGCGGAACCGTCGGGCGGCAAGCGCGAGGTACTCGCTGTCGATCTCAACTCCGAGACTGTTTCGGCCGGTTTGCCACGCTGCCAAGCTGGTTGTTCCCGACCCCAGGAACGGATCGAAGACGGTGTCACCGACGAAACTGAACATGCGAATGAGCCGCATGGCAAGCTCGACGGGAAACGGCGCCGGATGATCGCGTGTTGAAGCGCTGGGGACGTCAGCCCCAATCTGCCGAAACCACACCTTGTGCAACGCATCGGGAACGACACTGTAAGCCCGCTCCAGGAAACTGGGGCTGCGATACCCACCGGGCTTACGCTGCATCAGGATGAACTCAATGTCGTTCTTGATCACGGCGTTCGGCTCGTAGGGCTTACCGAGGAAGCCGCCCCCGTTGCCCGACGCTTCGAGCGTCGCGTTCGCGATCTTGTACCAGATGATCGGAGCGAGGTTGTCGTATCCGATTGTGCGACAATGCTCCTGAATCGAGGCATGCAGCGGGACTACCGTGTGCCTGCCGCCGTTCTTGCGCCGGGAGAGGCACACGTCGCCAACGATGCAGATCAGTCGGCCACCGGCCACGAGCAGTCGAAAGCAATTGTGCCATACCCGGTCGAGCTCGGCCAGGAACCGATCGTAGTCAGGCATGCTGCCGAGTTGTCCAGCGCTGTCGTTGTATTGCTTTAGCGTCCAGTACGGTGGTGACGTAATGACGAGGTGTACGCTCTCGTCCGGCAGATCATCCAGCTCACGCGCGTCTGCACGGCGCAGCACGTGGCTGGTCGGGAGAGTCGGCAAGACCGCCTCGATCTCGCGGGCGGCCGCCTCGTCCTTGGCGAGTGCCGGAATCGCGCTCTGGGACTCGCGCAAGCGCCGGATGCTGGGCGGCGCGTACTCCCGCAACACGACGGTCTTCGACCCGTGGTTCAAGAATTGCATGTCTGCATGACTGCTCATTCACCATCCGAACGGACGACTTACGGCTCTAGCCGACGCCTACCACCAACCAGGTGGCATCCTATCCTGTGGGGCTGTTGTGCTCGACAGCCGAGTGGCTTGGGGTTCTTGGGCTGGTCAGGGCTTCGCGGTCCCGGGCGGGGGCATCCTCGTGGTCCGCGTTAGAGCGGCTACCGGCGTTCGAACGCCTGCCCGCGTCACTTCCCGACAGGTCGGGGGATTGTTCGTTGCGCCGGGGTTCGACCCGGCGCCCTTAATGGGTGAGGCAAGTCTCGTTCGGACCGACGGTTTGCAGAGCACCCCAATCGCCGCCCATCAGCAAGACCGGTGCTTGGCATCAGTACCTTGTGCGCCTTCTCGTTGTGGCGGACGGCTGTGGCGCCACATTGTGGATTGTGGCACGTCTACTCGTACGCGATTTCAGCCGCCCCATGTGGGGTGGTCCTGCTCGTAGCGTCGGAGCGTATGGCGTCTGAATCCGTAAGCGCACCAGGGAGTGTGATCATGTTGAAACGTATAAGCAGAGTAATGGGTGGGGTTCTGGCCCTGGTTCTCATCGGCCAGCTCGCGGTTCCGGTTCATGGTCAGTGTGAGCAGTTCTGGCGCCAAGTCGGAGGGGGTGTGGATGCTACGGTAAGGTCGCTTGCGGTCTTTGATGATGGTACCGGGCCGGCATTGTATGTCGGCGGCCTGCTCAACCATGCCGGCGGCCTGCCCTGCGCCAGTATCGCCCGTTGGAACGGCACAGACTGGGCAGCGCTGGACGGTGGACTGTCCTATAGCTTAGGAAATAGCTGGGTCAATACTCAGGTTGTTTTTGATGACGGCAGTGGCCCGGCGCTCTATGTCGGTGGGCGGTTCGACCAGGCCGGAGGACAGCCGGCGAACAACATCGCGCGCTGGGACGGAACCGCGTGGGCTCCCCTCGGTGCTGGCATTGTCGGTACGCTTGTGAATGCCGAAGTGAACGCCCTGGCGGTCTTCGATGACGGTAGTGGCCCGGCCTTGTATGCGGCGGGAGAATTCGACACTGCGGGCGGCCAGCCGGCGCGCAACATTGCCCGCTGGAACGGCACCACCTGGTCGGCACTGACAAGTTCGATGACCGGCGGCGTGATTCGGGCACTGGCCGTATATGACTCCGGCAATGGTCCGGCCCTGTATGCGGCGGGTTCATTTTTCTTCTCGGCAGCCGGCGGCAACGCGCAGAACATTGCGCGGTGGAACGGCTTCTGGTGGTCTCCGCTGGGTGGCGGCCTTGATTCGTTCGTCACGGCGCTGGCCGTCTTTGACGACGGTACCGGCGCAGCGCTCTACGTGGGGGGCATTTTACCCAGGCGGGCGGACTCTCGGCATCGCGGATTGCGCACTGGAATGGCTCGGCCTGGTCGGCGCTAAGTTCCCAGGTGAATAGCCAGGTGACCGTCCTTGCGACGCTCGACGATGGGTCGGGCCCGGCACTATACGCCGGTGGATTCTTCACTTCGGCAGGGGGCCAGGCGGCCACGCGGATTGCCCGTTGGAATGGTACGGCATGGTCGCCATTGCATACGGGCGTCAATCAGCCGCCGGAAGCACTGGCTCTTTTTGAGGATGGTATCGGCCCCGCGATCTACGTGGGTGGTTCCTTCCAGATTACCGGGATGATTGCTGCCAGCCGCCTCGCCCGGTGGGGGTGCCTGCCCGGGTCTCCGGCGACACTTTACTCCAACACCAATGAAACGACTTTTCGATTTCACCCCGGCAACGGAGTGCAGGGAACGCCGCGGGTTGCCTTCGACGATGTCATGATTCCCGACGCACGCATCAACCCGGGAGACGACATGCTGGAGGTGTGGCGGGTGACGTATGGCATTTTCCGGGCGAACCCGGCCCCGGCCACCAATGCCAACCTCTACTATGCTTCGATGTCGACCGGCACGGTTCCGCCGGATACGGCTCTCGATGTCCCGTTCGAAACGTTCGACTCGGGGCTGTTTCCGGCAACCGGGACGACCGGTCTGTGGCTCATCACGAGTGGTGATGGAAACGAGCCGCTCTTCACCGTGCCCCTGAACAGCACCCATTCGGCCGGCTACCACGGATTCATGCTGGGGCTGTCACTTGACAATCCCAATACGAACAACGGCTGGCGTATCACGCAGGGCCCCGACGCCAACATCAACGGCTACTGGATCTACGATGTGGATGGTCCGTTTGCCGATCCACCGACCGCGGTTGAACGCCATTTCTGGTTCGGTGGAACCCCTCCGGGAATGTTCTACCTGACCGTTGTCGGCCGGACGTTCACCAGCGACGTCGCGGCACAGTACTGCCCGGGCGACATGAACTGTGACGAGCTGGTCAACTTCGCGGATATCTCGCTCTTTATCGCGGCTCTCAAGGCGGGCAGCCCCGACAACTGGACGTACGACCCCGCTGCCGGCGTCTGTGCCTATCTGAACGGCGATACGAATGGTGATGAACTCGTGAATTTCGCGGACATCTCCAGTTTCATCGCCCAGATCAAGGCGAATCCGGAGCCCTGCACGACGGTTCTCCCTTGACGCTGCGTAGCGGGACACCTGACCGCACCAGCGCACGGCCGACCCGGGCCCCTGGCTCGGGCCGGCCGTACCTGTTTCTCAGCGCGTGACACGAACTCGCCGCTCAACGCGCCGGCGGGGGGGACTGTAACCGGCGGGAGCGCGCGGTGGACGGAGTGCCGGTCGCCGTCGCGGGTACGGTGATCGGCCGACGCGTCGCTGGGACCACGATCGCTTCTCGGCCGGAGAGGAACGCTCCCGTCAGCGAGTCCGGATGTGCCGCTACTTCGGCCACCGAACCGCTGGCCACGACAAGGCCGCCGCGCGACCCGGGCCCCGGGCCGAAATCCACGACGAAGTCGGCCGCCGTCATCGTGTCGCGGTCGTGCTCTACGACGACGACCGTATTGCCCATGTCGCGCAGCCGCTGAAGCGAAGCGAGCAGCCGCAGGTTGTCGCGTGGGTGCAGGCCGATACTGGGCTCATCCAGCACATAGAGCACCCCCACCAGGCCCGAACCGATCTGACTGGCGAGTCGGATCCGCTGCGATTCGCCACCGGACAGTGTGGGTGCGGGGCGATCGAGTGTGAGATAGTCGAGGCCGACATCCAGCAGAAAGTGCAAACGTGCCCGAATTTCCTTGAGGGGCTCAGCCGCAATCAAGGTCTGAACCTCGTCGAGAACGAGATGCTCGAAGTAGGTCAATGCCCGGCGGATCGGCAGGCGGCAGGCCTCATCGATATTCAGCGCGGCGGGGGGCTGGTCCGGTCCGTCGGCATGCCCGGTCAGACGGACGGCGAGGGCCTGAGGCATCAGGCGCCCCCCGTTACACCGGGCACAACGTGCCTGCCGCATGAATTGCTCGTAAAAACGGCGCACGAGGGCGGAGCCGGACTTCCGGTGGCGGGCGTGCAGATCGGCGATGATGCCCTCGAACTTGCCGCCGTGCTTCCACGACCCCCCGCGTCCGCGCCATTCGAACGTGATGTGTGCATCGCCGGTGCCGTACAGCAGCGCACGCCGGGCTGCGCTGGATAGCTTGTTCCACGGGGTGCGCAAATCGAAGTCGAGGTGCTGTGCCACGCCTTCGTAGAAGTGCCGTGCCCAGCGACCGGGTTTGTGGCGCAGTGCGGCGATGCATGGCGCCAGCAGGTTCTTGGTCGGATCGGTGATGAGCAGCTCGGGATCAAAATCGAAACGGGTGCCTAATCCGTCGCAGTGCGGGCACATGCCCTGCGGACTGTTGAAGCTCAGCATCTGTGGGCTCGGCGGCTCAAAACCCAGCCCGCATCGGGTGCAGGCAAAACCGGCCGAGAGCAGGATGTCGTGCCCGTCATGCTGCGCCGCGCGTCGTGGGGTGGTTGCTTCGCGATCGGCGAGAACATGCAGGAGGGCCGTGCCAGACCCGATTTCGAGAGCGAGATCGAGAGCTTCGGCGATGCGGCTGCGGGCATTGGAGCGGACCGTGAGCCGGTCGATGACCACTTCGATGTCGTGGCGACGATAGCGGTCAAGCGTGGGGGGCTCGGCGAGTTCGATGATCTGGCCGTCGACGCGCGCCCGGACGAAACCGGTGTGCAGCAATTCCTGGAAGAGGTCACGATACTCCCCCTTTTGTGCACGGATCTTCGGCGCGAGGATCAGCAAGCGGGTCTGCTCGGGCAGAGCCAGCACGCGACCGACCATCTGTTCGCGCGTCTGGGCGCTGATCGTGTCGCCACACTGGGGACAGTGCTGCGTGCCGGCGCGGGCGAAAAGCACACGAGCGTAGTCGTGAATCTGGGTAATGGTGCCGACGGTGCTGCGCGGATTCCAGCCACTGGTTTTCTGCTGGATCGAAATCGACGGGGATAGCCCGGTGATCTGATCGACGTCGGGCTTGGGGAGCTGGCCGAGGAACTGCCGGGCGTAGGCGCTGAGCGACTCGATGTAGCGGCGCTGCCCCTCGGCGTAAAGCGTGTCGAACGCGAGACTGCTCTTCCCGCTGCCGGAAACGCCCGTCAGGCAGATCAGGCGATTCTTTGGCAGAGATAGTGCAACGTTGCGGAGGTTGTGTTCGCGCGCGCCGTTCACATGAATGAAAGAGCGATCATCACGCACGTTCTCGGCGGGAGGCGCACCGGCGTCTGCCGCGGGCGGAAGCGGCGTGGGAGCTTCGATCGAAACCCGGCGGGTGCGCTTGCTCATGGGCCTGACATTGTAGGTGCGCGCGTCACACCGTGGCAGCCGATCTGGGCGGAGGCGCAGCGTAGACCCATGGCCGCGGGCGGCGGAAGCGGACCAGTTCCGTGTGGGGTGTTGCCGATACGCAGGGACGCTAGCCGGGGAGTTCGATGATCGACTGGGTTTTCACCAGCGTGCGTTCGGCCGGGAAGGCGTGGAACGCATGCAGGTGGAACTCGCGATCGCGGGCCTCGTGATCCATGTAGGTGAATGGCACAAGGTCACCGTCGGCCATGTGTTCGTAGGCCTGGAACCAGCCGCGCTTCTCGGTGTGGCGCAAAAGATCGTTGTGGACGGATTTGTAGAGCGCTTCGTCCATGGTCTCGACCTGGGTGCTGACCATGTAATTCCACCCGTCGGGCGTGCTGCGCTCGTGATCCCGTTCCCCCTTCAGCCGGAAGCGCGTCACAACGCCGCGCGAAGCCGGAACATCGCCCTCCCGCGATAACACTTCGGTCAAACACTTGCTGCCAATCGTGAGTGAGAGCACGTGGCTTAGACCGATAATCCAAATGTCGGCATGATAACGACCTTGCTCTACTCGGAAGGTGGCATACCGTTGAAAGAGTTCAGGATGCAACGGGCGCTCAAACAGGAATAAATGCAGGTCGACGGCCTGCAGTGTCGCATTGCTCATTTCGGTGTTGTTCATCGCGTGGTCCGGCAAGGAAGTACCCTTTCAGAATTAGCTGATCCAGTCAAACGGACGCGAGTATAGCACACGGTTTGGAGACGACCTAGGAAAAAAGCTCCGGGGCGAGAATTCGAGCGCGGTCACGGAGTCTGCTCCGCGGACTGCGTCCCTGTTGCTTCTACGCACAAGGCCCGCAGCAGTTCATAACTGTAAATACCGCTGGTGTGCCCGTCTGCCCAAGTGGGTCGCAGCGCGTAATGCCCCACCAATTCAAGTGTCTCAATGGCTGTCATTCGTTGGGCGGCCCCCCCCGCAGGGACCATCGGCAATGCACCCTCGTTACGCTCCTCCCGCTCTGTCCGACAGGTCGCACAGGGGCACGCGCGCCGTAGCACGGGCAGGGAAATCACCCCGACCAGGCCGTCTGCCCAGCGCATGCGCAGGGTGGACGGCCGTTGAAGCTCTATCTCGACCGGCCGTGTTGCGTCGCCATCCATCCCGGGGGGCTCAGCAGGTTGGTTAGGCCTTCGGGCCAGCCGGTGCAGGATTGCGGAACCGTGGTGCGCGACGCCCGACCGATTTGGCGGTCGGCGCTTCGGCTTCGGGGCTTGTGTCGACAATGAAACTGCCGAGCTTCCGCAGGCGGTCGTAGCGCCGCTTGAGCAGTGTGTCGAGCTTGAGTCGCTTCAGATCACGCAGGGTCTTGCCCAGCCAATCCTCAAGATTCCGGGCAGCACCCTCGGGATCGCGGTGGGCGGCGCCGAGGGGCTCGGGGACGATCGCGTCGATCAGTTCAAGGCGCTTGAGTTCTGAGGGCGTCAGGCGCAGCGCTTCTGCAGCGCGCGAAGCGTAACTTCCTTCCTTCCAAAGAATTGCAGCGCATCCCTCGGGGCTGATGACGGAGTAATACGCGTGCTCCATCACGGCCACCTGGTCGGCGATGGCGATGCCGAGGGCGCCGCCGCTGCCACCCTCGCCGATGACACAGGCGGCAATCGGCGTTGGCAGGCGGGACATCTCCATGAGACTGACAGCGATTGCCCGGGCGATACCACGTTCCTCGGACTCGACGCCCGGGTATGCGCCGGGGGTGTCCACGAGCGATACGATCGGCACACGAAACTTCGCGGCGAGTTGCATCTTCTGCAGCGCCTTGCGATAGCCCTCGGGGTGGGCACAGCCGAAGTTCACATCGATTTTTTCACGGGTTTCCCGCCCCTTCTGATTCGCCACGAGCATCACGCGATGGCCCGCCAGCCGGGCGAATCCGCACACGATCGCGTGGTCATCGCCGTACAGCTTGTCCCCGTGCAACTCGTAGAAGTCATCGGCGAGCATGCGGATATAGTCCCGCGCGAGTGGCCGACGAGGGTGCCGGGCCACGAGGACCTTCTCCCATGCGGTCAGATTGGCATACGATTGGTGCAGAAGAGTCTGAAGCTGTGCCCGGATGCCCGCAATGACTTCGGAGTAATCCCGACCTGAATCGGCCTGGACCGCTTCCAGACGGGCAATCTCCTGCTCCATCTTGACGAGGGGCTTCTCGAATTCGAGCACGCTGGTAACACTCCCTGCCTGTGCAGTGGAGGGTGATGTCGTCTTGTTCATGGGCTCCAACCAGACAGGCCGCGCTTTCTGCGGACCGCCGCGCCGGCAGGCCGCACCCAGATACCGTCTGTCAGAACGGGCAAATGGTAGGCGACCAGGCCGTCTGAACGCAAGGGTTTTTTGAGGGTTGGGTATGCAACTGTGGACGGATTCCCGTCAATGTTGGGTGGGTCCGAGTTCGGCAGGTGGCATGGTTGAATTTTGCGCAGGTGCCAATTGATTCGATCCCATGGTATTAGCGATGATTGCACACTACCAGATCTAGCGTACTTTTGCTGATCGAGGACTGGTGGCGTGCGCCACCGATTCCGTACTCAGCAATCGCCGGATAGGTTCCGGTGGTTCGCCCCCCAGGTCAGCTCGCAACAATCGATCGCACTCCGCCACCAATTCACGACCTCCGGCAGCTACTTGTCGAGACGTGTCGGCCACCTCGTCGACGGCCTGTGCGAGCGCATCCTCCAGTCGTGCCAAGGCACTCTTCCAAGCCCCTTGCAGAGCTACGGCCACAGTACGTTCAATGGACGGACGAAGCAGGCGGTCGAACCAGAATGGCACCCCCCACGCAAACAACACCAGGAGCGCGCTGTGAATCGCGAGCTCCACCCCCCGGAAAGCAGCCCGTCCGGTCGCCGCCTCAAAATAGGTCCAAACCACCTGGAAACCGACCGCTACCAGCGCCATTGCGGGCAGGAATACCATCAGGAAGCCCGTGACCCGCCGCGCCGCACGTTGCCAAGCGGTTCCGGGACGTGCGAGCGCGTATCGAACGGCGTCGCCAAGCTCTGTGGCGACCCACTCTGCCGCACCTTCGGCGACTTCGGTGAGGCGGTTCCGCAACGGTTGGGCGGCGAGTCCGGCGTGTTGGGTGTCGACCTCCAGACCGTCGATCGTGGCCTGTAGCTTGGATTGTGTCCATTCGTCCCACAGACTACGGCATACGGCATCGACCTCGTTCGCTTCGGGGCCGGGTGTGAGCGGGATGTTCGTCGGGGCTCTGCTACGGAGCGGTGCGACCTCCCGCGCCAGGTGGGACAACGTGGATTGCACGTGGACCCAGACACCAACCCGGTCTGCAAGCCGGGCCGCTGCTCCGGCGCTGGCGAAGGAGATTCCCGTGAGTATCTTCCCCGCCGTCTCTCCCCAACGTTCCAGCGTCGTGGCGCGCAGCCGAGCCCAGGCGGAATCGGCACCGCAGCGTTGCAGCGCGTGCAGGAGTGCCGCTCGCAAGTCGCGCAGCCGGGCGGTTTCTCCGCGGCGGGCCAGTTCACGCA from Phycisphaerales bacterium encodes the following:
- a CDS encoding acetyl-CoA carboxylase carboxyltransferase subunit alpha produces the protein MNKTTSPSTAQAGSVTSVLEFEKPLVKMEQEIARLEAVQADSGRDYSEVIAGIRAQLQTLLHQSYANLTAWEKVLVARHPRRPLARDYIRMLADDFYELHGDKLYGDDHAIVCGFARLAGHRVMLVANQKGRETREKIDVNFGCAHPEGYRKALQKMQLAAKFRVPIVSLVDTPGAYPGVESEERGIARAIAVSLMEMSRLPTPIAACVIGEGGSGGALGIAIADQVAVMEHAYYSVISPEGCAAILWKEGSYASRAAEALRLTPSELKRLELIDAIVPEPLGAAHRDPEGAARNLEDWLGKTLRDLKRLKLDTLLKRRYDRLRKLGSFIVDTSPEAEAPTAKSVGRRAPRFRNPAPAGPKA
- a CDS encoding GTPase domain-containing protein codes for the protein MPERVANLLERSKQWAAQAAAGGWLPPPEIAALESLEHATPADLFVLPERRPLVVALFGGTGVGKSSLLNRLAGAPLAQVGVERPTSREVTIYVHEDIELAELPAVLPLNPQRICRHRRDEYRDVLWLDAPDIDSVEPENRAVALAWLPHVDLVCYVVSPERYRDDAGWRVLLAREHRHGWLFIMNQWDTGDVRQMDDLASMLHAAGFVEPLILRTCCLPMAQKLPSPDEFEDLQRLLGNLVTAHAVRELARRGETARLRDLRAALLHALQRCGADSAWARLRATTLERWGETAGKILTGISFASAGAAARLADRVGVWVHVQSTLSHLAREVAPLRSRAPTNIPLTPGPEANEVDAVCRSLWDEWTQSKLQATIDGLEVDTQHAGLAAQPLRNRLTEVAEGAAEWVATELGDAVRYALARPGTAWQRAARRVTGFLMVFLPAMALVAVGFQVVWTYFEAATGRAAFRGVELAIHSALLVLFAWGVPFWFDRLLRPSIERTVAVALQGAWKSALARLEDALAQAVDEVADTSRQVAAGGRELVAECDRLLRADLGGEPPEPIRRLLSTESVAHATSPRSAKVR